Proteins found in one Phalacrocorax carbo chromosome 14, bPhaCar2.1, whole genome shotgun sequence genomic segment:
- the OGFR gene encoding opioid growth factor receptor isoform X2, producing the protein MLVFNTEFSGRRNWNAAKDLQRYRHHYPGLIESENDEEEEMWNLSFYKNEICFLPQGLYIETLLESWWDNYEVLEENHSYIQWLFPLRERGMNWRAKPLTRQEIQAFKKSNEVMQRFRRAYQLMLRFYGILLVNEETGELKRAENWAERFQNLNRFSHNNLRITRILKCLGEMEYEHYQVHLVKFFLTETLVKETLPNVKRSALDYFLFTIRSKQKRRELVYYAWQHFKPQGSFVWGPHDKLLKYRACSAKSQLHRKAEVRQETPDKKSDDSVEKDQNQSPEEEQKAGDAVDLQPKVNDEDVIEKLSECVSKRGDGEEASSTQQEEKDINSETEDVQGTAENDCTKESKKRKLDANMADASGPLKSPTDIENISRNLGECAIDTEIPSSVPLLQAEEDQETLKEDNASIKDSTASETADAAVKRRKVDKRTSRSKTFNLAINLNMGPSASSAKLNPSVANTEAEKENASEKNATVVVTSEKGDSDANVGDVRPLVGSRLPKTAWTSPVSDGLESSGDHVTARNDQHHCNNTLLGDESEVDRVEQHEKAENASEKGQAEVPGNKQVPESLEQSMASTCLEEDSAEVATQKPESSEHAAEPDEEQVAAE; encoded by the exons TTCTCAGGCAGACGCAACTGGAATGCAGCAAAAGACTTGCAGAGATACAGACATCATTACCCG GGTTTGATAGAATCAGAAAAtgatgaggaagaagagatgtGGAACTTAAGCTTTTATAAAAATGAGATTTGTTTTTTGCCCCAGG gtttGTATATTGAAACTCTGCTTGAATCTTGGTGGGACAACTATGAagttctggaagaaaatcaTTCTTACATACAGTG gctATTCCCTTTACGTGAACGTGGGATGAACTGGCGTGCCAAACCACTCACGCGTCAAGAAATCCAG GCATTTAAGAAGTCCAATGAAGTTATGCAACGGTTTAGACGTGCTTATCAGCTCATGCTGAGATTTTATGGAATCCTGCTGGTCAATGAGGAAACTGGAGAACTTAAGAGAGCAGAGAATTGGGCTGAACGATTTCAGAACTTGAATCG GTTTAGCCACAACAATTTGCGGATTACGCGCATCCTGAAGTGCCTGGGGGAGATGGAATATGAACACTATCAAGTGCACTTGGTAAAGTTTTTCCTAACAGAAACTCTTGTTAAGGAGACGTTACCAAATGTCAAGAGAAGTGCCTTGGATTACTTCCTGTTCACCAtcagaagcaaacagaagagaagagaaCTAGTCTACTATGCTTGGCAACACTTCAAACCTCAAGGCAGCTTTGTATGGGGACCGCATGACAAACTCTTGAAGTACAGAGCATGCTCTGCCAAGTCACAGCTGCACCGAAAGGCTGAAGTCAGACAGGAAACTCCTGATAAAAAAAGTGATGATTCTGTGGAAAAGGATCAGAACCAGTCTccagaggaagaacagaaagctgGAGATGCTGTAGACTTGCAGCCTAAAGTGAACGATGAAGATGTAATAGAGAAGTTAAGTGAATGTGTTTCGAAGAGAGGGGATGGTGAAGAGGCTTCATCTACccagcaggaggagaaggatATAAACAGTGAGACTGAAGACGTGCAAGGTACGGCAGAGAATGATTGCACCAAGGAGagcaagaagagaaaactgGATGCAAATATGGCAGACGCTAGTGGGCCGTTGAAAAGCCCTACTGATATTGAAAACATTTCCCGTAATCTGGGAGAATGTGCAATTGATACAGAAATCCCCTCCTCAGTTCCACTCTTACAAGCAGAAGAGGACCAGGAAACACTGAAAGAAGACAATGCAAGCATCAAAGACTCAACAGCATCAGAGACTGCTGATGCAGCTGTAAAACGGAGGAAAGTTGATAAAAGAACATCAAGAAGCAAAACATTCAACTTGGCCATAAACCTGAACATGGGGCCTTCGGCCTCTAGCGCCAAGTTAAATCCATCTGTTGCAAACACTGaggctgaaaaggaaaatgccagTGAGAAAAACGCAACTGTGGTAGTGACAAGTGAGAAGGGCGACAGTGATGCAAATGTTGGGGATGTGAGACCCCTGGTTGGTTCCAGGCTCCCCAAGACTGCCTGGACTTCTCCAGTAAGTGATGGCTTGGAGTCCAGTGGAGATCATGTCACAGCAAGGAATGATCAGCATCACTGCAACAACACTCTTCTGGGAGACGAAAGTGAGGTAGACAGGGTAGAACAGcatgaaaaggcagaaaatgcaaGTGAAAAAGGGCAAGCAGAAGTCCCAGGCAACAAACAAGTTCCAGAAAGCCTGGAGCAGAGCATGGCATCCACTTGTCTTGAGGAAGACAGTGCTGAGGTTGCAACGCAAAAACCTGAAAGCTCTGAGCATGCAGCAGAACCTGATGAAGAGCAGGTAGCAGCAGAGTGA